In Paenibacillus sp. J23TS9, a single genomic region encodes these proteins:
- a CDS encoding type 1 glutamine amidotransferase family protein, giving the protein MHAKKVYLYVFDTMSDWEVGYLIAELNSGRYFKKELAPLEVVAVGVDKNHVTTMGGLKILPSITVDECILESTDVIVLPGGNTWMEAVHEPILKKVSKALKEGTVVAAICGATAGLAKMGLLDSRRHTSNDLEYMKMICPNYSGEKYYEMEPAVTDGNLVTASGIAPLEFAMHVLKALDVFAPETLHSWFNLYQTHEPKYFFELMNSIK; this is encoded by the coding sequence ATGCACGCAAAAAAAGTGTATCTTTATGTATTTGATACGATGTCAGACTGGGAGGTAGGTTATTTAATCGCTGAACTAAACTCTGGAAGGTATTTCAAGAAAGAATTAGCGCCTTTAGAGGTGGTTGCTGTAGGCGTTGATAAAAATCATGTCACTACAATGGGAGGATTGAAAATTCTGCCTAGTATTACAGTAGATGAATGTATTTTGGAAAGTACTGATGTTATAGTCCTTCCAGGCGGAAATACTTGGATGGAAGCAGTTCACGAACCTATACTGAAAAAAGTTTCTAAAGCTTTAAAAGAAGGTACTGTTGTTGCGGCGATTTGTGGTGCAACAGCGGGACTTGCAAAGATGGGATTGCTAGACTCGAGGAGACATACAAGCAACGATCTGGAATATATGAAAATGATTTGCCCTAATTATTCAGGAGAAAAATATTATGAAATGGAACCAGCAGTAACTGATGGGAATTTAGTTACTGCATCAGGAATAGCTCCGTTGGAATTCGCGATGCATGTATTAAAGGCTCTAGATGTATTTGCACCGGAAACATTACATTCATGGTTCAATCTTTATCAGACTCATGAACCTAAATACTTCTTCGAGTTAATGAATTCTATCAAATAA
- a CDS encoding phytanoyl-CoA dioxygenase family protein — MSTSLPALTEEQKQFFEEQGYLIVKGLFNPEQLAEIEETFEGISHQTIPGYFEPKLDTDMTDPLSRYPRVMHPHRFNETAKRYMLHEPVLAILADLYGEEAYAAQSMFYYKPPGSRGQALHQDNFYLQVEPGNCIAAWTAIDAANEENGGLLVVPKTNDYEIVCPDIADSKESFTTHYVKPPKEEKAIPAIMDKGDVLFFNGNLIHGSYRNKTKDRFRRAFICHYANRSATKISQYYKPLYRADGSEVILEDNMNGGPCGVEFKNVYPH; from the coding sequence TTTTGAGGAGCAAGGTTATCTGATTGTGAAAGGTTTATTTAATCCGGAGCAGCTTGCGGAGATTGAGGAGACATTCGAGGGGATTAGCCACCAGACGATTCCAGGCTACTTCGAGCCGAAACTGGATACCGATATGACAGACCCTCTTTCTCGTTATCCGCGGGTTATGCATCCACACCGGTTCAACGAAACGGCTAAGCGCTACATGCTGCATGAGCCTGTGTTAGCGATATTGGCAGATTTGTATGGTGAGGAGGCGTATGCCGCGCAAAGTATGTTCTACTACAAGCCGCCGGGCTCGAGGGGACAGGCACTTCATCAAGATAATTTCTACTTGCAGGTAGAACCGGGTAACTGTATTGCCGCATGGACGGCGATCGATGCCGCGAACGAGGAGAACGGGGGCTTGCTAGTCGTGCCGAAAACGAACGACTACGAGATCGTCTGCCCGGACATCGCCGATTCCAAGGAATCGTTCACGACGCATTACGTGAAGCCGCCGAAGGAAGAGAAAGCGATTCCGGCTATTATGGACAAAGGCGACGTGCTGTTCTTCAACGGTAATCTCATCCATGGTTCTTACCGGAACAAAACGAAGGACCGTTTCCGCCGCGCTTTTATTTGCCATTATGCGAACCGATCGGCTACTAAGATTTCTCAGTATTATAAACCTCTTTACCGCGCAGATGGATCCGAAGTTATTTTGGAGGACAACATGAACGGAGGACCTTGCGGTGTCGAGTTCAAAAATGTCTATCCCCATTAA